A region from the Pseudomonas sp. P8_229 genome encodes:
- a CDS encoding DUF4337 domain-containing protein: MPEEFEVPSPHEQHIEHTTHHAHAQGDRFASKIAVMTAIMATVGALMSYQAGSTESEAAMDKNNAAIQKTEAANEWNYYQAKSSRQNLSELASHLPGLDSAHYVAEAQRYGGQKEEARKKAEALEQQAHEWEEKSEQMLHQHHRWAQAMTAIQIAISLAAITLLTRKEWLRRVSFGAAGLGVMLGSLAWLHI, encoded by the coding sequence ATGCCTGAAGAGTTCGAAGTACCAAGCCCTCACGAGCAACATATTGAGCACACGACCCACCATGCCCATGCACAAGGCGATCGCTTTGCCAGCAAGATTGCGGTGATGACGGCAATCATGGCGACTGTCGGTGCCTTGATGAGCTATCAGGCAGGTTCCACGGAGAGTGAGGCGGCGATGGACAAGAACAACGCCGCCATCCAGAAGACCGAAGCCGCTAACGAATGGAACTACTACCAGGCCAAGTCCAGCCGGCAGAACCTGTCGGAGCTGGCCAGCCATCTGCCGGGGCTGGATTCTGCCCATTATGTTGCCGAGGCGCAGCGCTACGGGGGGCAGAAAGAGGAAGCGCGCAAGAAGGCCGAAGCCCTTGAGCAACAGGCGCACGAATGGGAGGAGAAGTCAGAGCAGATGCTGCATCAGCATCACCGCTGGGCCCAGGCCATGACCGCGATTCAAATCGCCATTTCACTGGCGGCCATCACCTTGCTGACGCGCAAGGAATGGCTCAGGCGCGTGTCTTTTGGGGCTGCGGGTTTGGGGGTCATGCTGGGTTCGCTGGCCTGGCTGCATATTTGA
- a CDS encoding response regulator codes for MNRLFEMLERLSLRSKLIIGFAALLILILILGVQSLRTQYSLRNEMQQLYQQDLVGIQHVQEVRVQLPHLLLAMQRAIATNNADIRISARAQMDAAQERLHEALEQVRPTLRRQSSISSLLEFEVVLQRLQKDGDEALELAGKGSLGQALMLLNSKDFLELEQGGDGLLTQIEKNKETDIHDTAKNLAEYAQRSTTITYILLLGGSALALLLTWLVSYSIRVPLNRVRVAVDELASGKLDGQIPHTDLRNETGDLARAIATLQQEACQLERQRWVKTHASLLQVDLQQAETPQQLAQAFFSHIAPQLGMCQGALYVLYEGASRLRLVGGYAVDSAHPLPVDLELGEGLLGQCALDRQPRQLKDLPEQFWHVHAQLGAAPASHLLVQPVLRGERLLGVVEMAGFRSLEENEALLLQEVLPRLAGAMAIMERSEAAQALLQETRRQADEMGAQALQLEHQARELEAQQAALRATEAWYRGIIEAAPDGMLVLGADGRILMTNPQMDSLFGYAPGELIGASIERLVPQAARERHVRLRDGFIASGGTRQMGGDLDDLSGVRKDGSLFSVEIGLSHLPRLEGRGVCVCASVRDVSERRAMEAKLRTASDRLNLAQESGDIGLFDVDLVSGTNYWTPQLETLFGLEPGRFGGTLAHWKALVHPEDVARVSSTFENAVQSGDDRVEFDFRIVRKNDGLVRTLRSLNRFSRTPDGKPLRATGINIDVTALAEARAAAEEATLAKSEFLANMSHEIRTPMNAIIGMSHLALRTELDKRQRNYIEKVHRSAENLLGIINDILDFSKIEAGRMSLEQAPFRLEDVLDSFAAMIGLKTEDKGLELLFQIPPDLPTALLGDPLRLGQVLINLGNNAAKFTERGEIVVGVEEVATHTDSVQLHFWVRDTGIGMTVEQCSRLFQSFSQADSSITRKYGGTGLGLSISKKLVELMAGRIWVESEPGVGSTFHFQVQLSVQHDVQPRRMFKANELLGMRLLVVDDNASAREILSGMARSFGLEVDVAQSGRLALHMLDDAEHKALPYDLVLMDWRMPGMDGMEAVSKMHSASLMHTPPVIMVTAFGREEAREEAERQGIQLPVVLTKPVTPSSLLEAIGVVLGKDPEGDTRAGERSQQNAGTVASLSGARLLLVEDNELNQELACELLESVGISLRLACHGKEALDILAEDDNFDGVLMDCQMPVMDGYTATRRIRQQPSLDALPVIAMTANAMDGDRERALSSGMNDHISKPLNVEAMFATLAKWIKPRPAQTLLSTGFSDGLPDRLEGIDLAAGLATCMGRRDLYLRLLCKFRDTQTGFTEQFQAARIDPDVGAAERLAHSLRGTAGTIGAKALAQACALLEQACQNGESATQLKALATQVEHCLLPILTALADLKANTPTATGDGLLEGSAISPQLNRLKELLAEGDTAALDTLAGLRNMPLDRVLAERLERVAVQVERFDFDRALKLLQDE; via the coding sequence ATGAACAGACTGTTCGAGATGCTCGAGCGCCTGTCTCTGCGCAGTAAATTGATCATCGGCTTCGCTGCGCTGCTGATATTGATCCTGATACTGGGCGTGCAAAGCCTGCGCACCCAGTATTCACTCAGAAATGAAATGCAGCAGTTGTACCAACAGGATCTGGTGGGGATCCAGCATGTGCAGGAGGTTCGGGTGCAGTTGCCGCATCTGTTGCTGGCAATGCAACGCGCGATCGCGACCAACAATGCAGACATCCGCATCAGCGCCAGAGCCCAGATGGATGCCGCCCAGGAGCGACTCCATGAAGCGCTGGAGCAGGTTCGTCCAACGCTGCGCAGACAGAGCAGTATCAGCAGCCTGCTGGAGTTCGAAGTGGTATTGCAGCGCCTGCAAAAAGATGGCGATGAGGCGCTGGAACTGGCCGGCAAGGGCTCCCTGGGGCAGGCCTTGATGTTGCTCAACAGTAAGGATTTTCTTGAGCTGGAACAGGGAGGCGACGGGCTGCTCACCCAGATTGAAAAGAACAAGGAAACCGACATCCACGATACGGCAAAGAACCTCGCGGAGTACGCACAGCGCAGCACTACGATCACGTACATCTTGCTGCTGGGCGGCTCGGCGCTGGCCTTGCTGTTGACCTGGCTGGTCAGCTATTCCATTCGCGTTCCGCTGAACCGCGTGCGTGTGGCCGTGGACGAATTGGCGTCGGGCAAGCTGGATGGTCAGATCCCTCACACCGACCTTCGCAACGAAACCGGCGACCTGGCGCGCGCCATCGCCACGTTGCAGCAGGAGGCTTGTCAACTTGAGCGCCAGCGTTGGGTGAAGACCCACGCCTCACTCCTGCAAGTCGATCTGCAACAGGCCGAGACGCCGCAACAATTGGCCCAGGCTTTTTTCAGCCATATCGCGCCCCAGTTGGGCATGTGCCAGGGGGCGCTTTACGTTCTCTATGAAGGCGCATCACGTCTGCGATTGGTCGGCGGTTATGCGGTGGACAGTGCGCACCCACTGCCCGTTGATCTTGAGCTCGGTGAAGGGTTGCTCGGCCAGTGTGCGCTGGATCGCCAACCCCGCCAGCTCAAGGATCTGCCCGAACAGTTCTGGCATGTGCATGCGCAGTTGGGCGCAGCCCCCGCCAGCCACCTGCTGGTTCAGCCCGTGCTGCGTGGCGAGCGCTTGCTCGGAGTTGTGGAAATGGCTGGCTTTCGCTCGCTGGAGGAGAACGAGGCGTTGCTCTTGCAAGAAGTCCTGCCCAGGCTGGCCGGTGCGATGGCCATTATGGAACGCAGCGAGGCGGCCCAGGCGTTGCTCCAGGAAACACGGCGCCAGGCTGACGAAATGGGAGCGCAAGCCTTGCAGCTGGAACACCAGGCCAGAGAGCTGGAGGCCCAGCAGGCAGCATTGCGCGCCACCGAGGCCTGGTACCGCGGCATCATCGAGGCGGCACCGGACGGCATGCTGGTGCTGGGAGCCGACGGCCGCATCCTGATGACCAACCCGCAAATGGACAGCCTGTTTGGCTACGCCCCCGGCGAGCTGATTGGCGCCAGCATCGAGCGCCTGGTACCGCAGGCTGCCCGCGAGCGGCACGTCAGGTTACGCGACGGGTTCATTGCCAGCGGCGGAACCCGGCAGATGGGTGGCGATCTTGACGATTTGAGCGGGGTACGCAAAGACGGCAGTCTGTTCTCCGTGGAAATCGGCCTTTCGCACCTGCCGCGTCTGGAGGGACGTGGTGTCTGCGTATGTGCCTCGGTGCGCGACGTGAGTGAGCGCCGGGCGATGGAGGCAAAGCTGCGGACCGCCAGCGATCGCCTGAACCTGGCGCAGGAGTCCGGTGACATCGGTCTGTTCGACGTTGATCTGGTCAGCGGCACAAACTATTGGACGCCACAGCTCGAAACACTGTTCGGGCTGGAGCCTGGCCGATTCGGTGGCACGCTGGCGCACTGGAAGGCGCTGGTGCATCCCGAGGACGTGGCACGGGTCAGCAGCACGTTCGAGAACGCCGTTCAGAGTGGCGATGATCGCGTCGAGTTCGACTTCCGGATCGTGCGCAAAAACGATGGGCTGGTGCGCACGCTCCGGTCGCTGAACCGCTTCTCACGCACGCCAGACGGTAAGCCATTGCGCGCAACCGGCATCAACATCGACGTGACAGCACTGGCAGAGGCAAGGGCTGCGGCCGAAGAAGCCACGCTGGCCAAGAGCGAATTCCTCGCCAACATGAGCCATGAAATCCGTACGCCGATGAACGCCATCATCGGTATGAGCCACCTGGCACTGCGTACCGAACTGGACAAACGCCAGCGCAACTACATTGAAAAGGTACATCGCTCGGCGGAAAACCTGCTGGGGATCATCAACGACATCCTCGACTTCTCCAAGATCGAGGCCGGCAGGATGAGCCTCGAACAAGCGCCTTTCCGCCTGGAGGACGTACTCGACAGTTTTGCTGCCATGATTGGCCTGAAGACCGAGGACAAGGGCCTCGAGTTGCTGTTCCAGATCCCGCCCGACTTGCCCACGGCACTGCTGGGCGATCCCCTGCGGCTGGGACAGGTGCTGATCAACCTGGGCAACAACGCTGCCAAATTCACCGAGCGCGGTGAAATCGTGGTCGGCGTGGAGGAAGTGGCTACGCACACGGACAGTGTGCAACTGCATTTCTGGGTGCGCGACACGGGCATCGGCATGACCGTCGAGCAGTGTTCACGCCTGTTTCAGTCATTCAGTCAGGCGGACAGTTCGATCACCCGCAAATACGGGGGCACCGGGTTGGGCTTGTCTATCTCGAAGAAGCTGGTGGAGCTGATGGCCGGCCGAATCTGGGTTGAGAGCGAGCCGGGGGTCGGTTCCACGTTCCATTTCCAGGTACAACTCAGCGTGCAGCACGACGTTCAGCCGCGTCGGATGTTCAAGGCCAACGAACTGCTGGGCATGCGGTTATTGGTCGTGGATGACAACGCCAGTGCCCGTGAAATTCTCTCGGGCATGGCGCGCAGCTTTGGCCTGGAAGTGGATGTCGCGCAGAGTGGTCGGCTGGCGTTGCACATGTTGGACGACGCCGAGCACAAGGCGCTGCCTTACGATCTGGTCCTGATGGACTGGCGGATGCCCGGCATGGATGGCATGGAGGCCGTGAGCAAAATGCATTCCGCCAGCCTGATGCATACGCCGCCGGTCATCATGGTGACCGCTTTCGGCCGCGAAGAAGCCCGCGAAGAAGCCGAACGCCAGGGCATCCAGTTGCCGGTGGTACTGACCAAACCGGTCACCCCCTCCTCTCTGCTCGAGGCCATCGGTGTGGTGCTGGGTAAAGACCCGGAGGGCGATACCCGTGCCGGCGAGCGTTCGCAACAGAATGCCGGCACCGTGGCCAGCCTGAGTGGCGCGCGTCTGCTGCTGGTGGAAGACAACGAGCTGAATCAGGAACTGGCCTGCGAGCTGCTCGAGAGTGTCGGAATAAGCCTGCGACTGGCCTGTCATGGCAAGGAAGCCTTGGACATCCTGGCCGAGGATGACAACTTCGACGGTGTGCTGATGGATTGCCAGATGCCTGTAATGGATGGCTACACCGCCACCCGGCGGATTCGCCAGCAGCCGAGCCTCGACGCTTTGCCGGTGATCGCGATGACAGCCAACGCCATGGACGGTGACCGCGAGCGCGCACTGAGCAGTGGCATGAACGACCATATCTCCAAGCCCCTCAACGTCGAGGCCATGTTCGCCACCCTGGCAAAATGGATCAAGCCACGGCCTGCTCAGACCTTGCTGAGTACAGGTTTCTCCGATGGTTTGCCAGATCGTCTCGAGGGCATTGACCTGGCAGCGGGTCTCGCCACCTGCATGGGCCGGCGGGACCTCTATTTACGGCTGCTGTGCAAGTTTCGCGACACTCAGACCGGCTTTACCGAACAATTCCAGGCCGCACGGATCGATCCGGATGTGGGCGCCGCCGAACGGCTGGCTCACAGTTTGCGCGGCACGGCCGGCACCATCGGCGCCAAAGCCCTGGCTCAGGCCTGCGCTTTGCTGGAGCAGGCCTGCCAGAACGGTGAGTCCGCAACGCAGCTGAAGGCGCTGGCGACACAGGTCGAGCACTGCCTGCTCCCGATCCTGACGGCTCTGGCCGACCTCAAGGCAAACACACCGACCGCCACCGGTGACGGCCTGCTGGAGGGTTCGGCAATCAGCCCGCAACTGAACAGGCTCAAAGAGCTGTTGGCCGAGGGTGACACGGCGGCTTTGGACACACTTGCCGGATTGCGCAACATGCCACTCGATCGGGTGTTGGCAGAACGTCTGGAACGGGTCGCGGTGCAAGTGGAACGGTTCGACTTCGACCGTGCCTTGAAGCTTTTGCAGGATGAATGA
- a CDS encoding two-component system response regulator, whose product MDSIQGVYPMATVLVVDDTPDNLMLIAELLKDKYRVKAANSGEKALRLLQADPLPDLILLDIMMPGLSGYDVAEQLKRDARIHPIPIIFLTSMTATEDEIRGLSLGAADYITKPIIPPVLMARVETQIKLKAVADFLRNQNDFLEQEVQRRTREVIAIQDVTIHAMASLAETRDNETGNHIRRTQHYIKLLAELLREHPRFRHFLDEETIKLLFKSAPLHDIGKIGIPDRILLKPGRLTAEEFEIMKTHTTLGRDAIQHAEDQLGIDVDFLQLAKEIAYGHQEKWDGSGYPQGVVADDIPISARLMAVADVYDALISRRVYKPGMPHEQAVEIIREGRGSHFDPDICDAFLANAEQFREIAARFADSDQDMARQLAQLEQIADLP is encoded by the coding sequence ATGGATAGTATTCAGGGCGTTTATCCAATGGCAACGGTTCTGGTGGTCGACGACACTCCCGACAACCTGATGTTGATCGCCGAGTTGCTCAAGGACAAATATCGGGTCAAGGCCGCCAACAGCGGCGAGAAAGCCTTGCGTCTTCTGCAGGCTGACCCGCTTCCCGATCTGATCCTGCTGGACATCATGATGCCGGGCCTGTCCGGTTATGACGTGGCCGAGCAGCTCAAGCGTGATGCTCGCATTCACCCTATACCGATCATTTTCCTGACCTCGATGACCGCCACGGAAGACGAGATTCGCGGCCTGAGCCTGGGCGCTGCGGATTACATCACCAAACCGATCATCCCCCCGGTGCTCATGGCCAGGGTCGAAACTCAGATCAAGCTCAAGGCCGTTGCCGATTTCCTGCGCAATCAGAACGATTTTCTGGAGCAGGAAGTGCAACGTCGTACCCGTGAGGTGATCGCCATCCAGGATGTCACGATCCACGCCATGGCCTCGCTGGCCGAAACCCGAGACAACGAAACCGGCAACCACATTCGCCGCACCCAGCACTACATAAAACTCCTCGCCGAACTGCTGCGCGAGCACCCGCGCTTCCGTCACTTCCTCGACGAGGAAACCATCAAACTGCTATTCAAATCGGCACCGCTGCATGACATCGGCAAGATTGGCATTCCTGATCGCATCCTGCTCAAACCGGGTCGGCTCACTGCCGAAGAGTTCGAGATCATGAAGACCCACACCACATTGGGCCGCGACGCGATCCAGCACGCAGAGGATCAGTTAGGCATAGACGTCGATTTCCTTCAGCTGGCCAAGGAAATTGCCTACGGCCACCAGGAAAAGTGGGATGGCAGTGGCTATCCGCAAGGTGTGGTCGCCGACGACATCCCGATCAGCGCCCGGTTAATGGCCGTGGCAGATGTCTACGATGCACTGATCAGCCGCCGCGTGTACAAGCCCGGCATGCCCCATGAGCAGGCGGTGGAAATCATCCGCGAAGGCCGGGGCTCGCATTTTGATCCGGACATCTGTGACGCGTTTCTCGCCAATGCCGAGCAGTTCCGCGAAATTGCCGCGCGGTTCGCCGACAGCGACCAGGACATGGCCAGGCAGTTAGCCCAGCTTGAGCAGATCGCCGACCTTCCCTGA
- a CDS encoding response regulator transcription factor, with protein MAFLLVDDQPIITYALSELLKDAFPNAAHIDAAGDSLAMLKCLTSKHYDFLILDLIMPGVGQSIAMLRAALSEAPNLGVVIFSGNKSPCLALAALEQGASAYVCKSSGYHLIIEAIQTLKAGKVFCDPVIDLGSAHMHPWYSLSDLEWHVLLSLARGECLQVVAKRQSRDYKTIAAHKYNALNKLGLSAGVELANYLVTQGLGYLLNDLTLDCTDPSGLTRTLQNVSTASRKSFHPSRGQ; from the coding sequence ATGGCCTTTTTGTTGGTAGACGATCAGCCCATTATCACCTACGCCTTGAGTGAGTTGCTCAAGGATGCATTCCCCAACGCAGCCCACATCGACGCGGCTGGCGATAGTCTGGCAATGCTCAAATGTTTGACGAGTAAACATTACGACTTTCTCATTCTGGATCTGATTATGCCTGGCGTCGGACAAAGTATCGCCATGCTACGGGCGGCACTGAGTGAAGCGCCGAATCTCGGGGTGGTGATCTTTTCGGGGAATAAGTCACCATGCCTGGCGCTCGCTGCACTGGAACAGGGCGCTAGTGCCTACGTCTGCAAATCCAGCGGATATCATCTGATCATCGAGGCCATCCAAACGCTCAAAGCCGGGAAGGTTTTTTGCGATCCGGTGATCGACCTTGGCAGCGCCCACATGCATCCTTGGTACTCACTCAGCGACCTCGAGTGGCATGTGCTGCTGTCACTGGCCCGTGGCGAATGCTTGCAAGTGGTAGCCAAACGCCAGAGCCGCGACTACAAGACCATCGCCGCTCACAAATACAACGCCCTGAATAAACTCGGACTGAGTGCCGGTGTCGAACTGGCGAATTATCTCGTTACGCAAGGATTGGGCTATCTACTCAACGATCTGACGCTCGACTGCACAGATCCAAGCGGCTTAACACGAACACTACAGAACGTTTCTACAGCCAGCCGCAAGAGTTTCCACCCGTCACGAGGGCAGTAG